In Persicimonas caeni, a single window of DNA contains:
- a CDS encoding CBS domain-containing protein — protein MNVEEIMTPNPERVYVTDTISDAITKLFEMDVRHLPVVNENDELLGMLSDRDLRSFSLPFSTGVDSSDAENQRSAAPVSDVMQGDVISVGTDAELSEVIALMIDHKVGAIPVVDSLEGGLVGIVSYIDVLRLAEDEFSF, from the coding sequence GTGAACGTCGAAGAAATCATGACCCCGAACCCGGAGCGCGTCTACGTCACCGATACGATCTCGGATGCGATCACCAAACTCTTCGAGATGGACGTGCGCCACCTGCCGGTGGTCAACGAAAATGATGAGCTGCTCGGCATGCTCAGTGACCGCGACCTGCGCAGCTTCTCGCTGCCGTTCTCGACCGGCGTCGACAGCAGCGACGCCGAAAACCAGCGCTCGGCCGCCCCGGTCAGCGACGTCATGCAGGGCGACGTCATCTCGGTGGGCACCGACGCCGAGCTCAGCGAGGTCATCGCGCTGATGATCGATCACAAAGTCGGCGCCATCCCCGTGGTCGACTCGCTCGAAGGCGGCCTGGTCGGCATCGTCAGCTACATCGACGTGCTGCGCCTTGCCGAAGACGAATTCAGCTTCTAA
- a CDS encoding tetratricopeptide repeat protein, with amino-acid sequence MELLLGRLDSALQVHDGRALLCNEGGHLAAFDAPLGALRWCLNVQRSLLEVAWPDALLEHPDAEAIHSDDGVLLYRGLRVKMGLDLGKLFERRAPFSGEVRHGGRAIRRATTLATFAGAGQTVVSVGVHHYIGKEAWAEFEPSVLELHEFCGQTRLSESGFVVLPAELAERRAYSVSGEPLRRSNLPTFHTNFVDRSVELARLAERIGAASRWITLVGPAGAGKTRLAVEFGDQWLEERAGVAAEAWFCDLTAARDVGAALAIIARAVEVQLPASDDPVRAAKAIEGALGGRGEVLMVLDNVEQLAGVEPSEQGGSLAEMIAGWIDAGPGVQIVATSRRSFGHERECVQSVDSMGEDAALALLVDRLFQARGAHVGFNESDHAALREIATQCARLPLAIELVAAGGKLLSPTELLDAWSEHAAARTGSQLEQAIERSWKLLKPWERRAVAQCASFEGGFTVEAAEQVLELDAPEAPPIIEVLEALHSHSLLRSPPGSESATRARLSLYEPVREFVRARQSGEALDAAARRHASYFCEWGQNQMALLDTEGELEAVRRMTEELANLQQALRQCVADEPARAVRLVVALSELDRRIGPLPGQLERVEQAVALAEALSDPQLEILAFEARARARQWLHQHDQARDDYAAALSLAEDAVEEEGDPTFQIAPLIGLASVTHRLGQHSTTEEYVHRALELVEGSTTPEEVTVLQQLGVLHSWRGERDEAARYLHEAQICARRIGNPSALAEVLALYGPAITAHFRYDEAERYMEEALEIFTALGNRRKMVVITFQLAFVYIKTGRPEQAERAYGRALEIIDSAGLTKADRGAVLRGRGEARFWRGHYAQAEADLTEALSLIDAGAVVRALYARLYLAASLAMLDRHAESREHFERAAEQLDETELPTERALARTLEGYLMAALARMAHAEEDVTAAVTALQKAYAGVEAGENSSHTAVQDEAERLRAYLDELVATGAVPALDADGEPDLEVAADARWLEVKGEERVDISRRGALKRILHALVERRLTAPGEPLSLDETLEAGWPGEVIMPEAGARRVYTTINRMRDLGLQDILVTTDDGYMLEPTKLVRRDSQ; translated from the coding sequence GTGGAGTTGCTTCTGGGGCGGCTCGACAGCGCGCTCCAAGTGCACGACGGCCGAGCACTTCTGTGTAATGAGGGCGGCCATTTGGCCGCGTTCGACGCGCCGCTCGGGGCGTTGCGTTGGTGCTTGAACGTGCAGCGTTCGCTGTTGGAGGTGGCTTGGCCCGATGCTCTCCTCGAGCACCCCGACGCCGAGGCCATCCATTCGGACGACGGCGTCCTGTTGTACCGTGGTCTGCGCGTCAAGATGGGCCTGGACCTGGGCAAGCTCTTCGAGCGGCGTGCGCCGTTCTCGGGCGAGGTTCGCCACGGAGGCCGCGCGATTCGTCGCGCCACGACCCTCGCCACCTTTGCCGGCGCCGGCCAAACGGTCGTCAGCGTCGGCGTCCACCACTATATCGGCAAGGAGGCGTGGGCGGAGTTCGAGCCGTCGGTGCTCGAGCTGCACGAGTTTTGTGGGCAGACCCGGCTCTCCGAATCGGGTTTTGTGGTCCTGCCGGCCGAACTCGCCGAGCGTCGCGCCTACAGCGTGTCCGGAGAGCCGCTTCGGCGCAGCAACTTGCCGACCTTTCACACAAATTTCGTCGACCGCTCCGTCGAACTGGCGCGCTTGGCCGAACGGATTGGCGCGGCCTCGCGCTGGATCACGCTTGTCGGGCCTGCGGGCGCAGGCAAGACGCGCTTGGCCGTGGAGTTTGGCGACCAGTGGCTCGAAGAGCGCGCAGGTGTGGCTGCTGAAGCCTGGTTCTGCGACTTGACCGCCGCGCGCGACGTGGGCGCGGCGCTGGCGATCATCGCGCGGGCCGTGGAGGTGCAGTTGCCCGCCAGCGACGACCCGGTGCGCGCCGCCAAGGCCATCGAGGGGGCGCTGGGCGGACGCGGTGAGGTGCTGATGGTGCTCGATAACGTCGAGCAGTTGGCCGGCGTCGAGCCTTCGGAGCAGGGGGGCTCGCTTGCCGAGATGATCGCCGGTTGGATCGACGCCGGCCCGGGCGTGCAGATCGTGGCCACCAGCCGACGCAGCTTCGGCCACGAGCGAGAGTGTGTGCAGAGTGTCGATTCCATGGGCGAAGACGCCGCGCTGGCGCTCTTGGTCGACCGCCTCTTTCAGGCGCGCGGCGCCCACGTGGGCTTCAACGAGAGCGATCACGCGGCGCTGCGCGAGATCGCCACCCAATGCGCGAGGCTCCCGCTGGCGATCGAGTTGGTCGCTGCGGGCGGAAAGCTATTGTCGCCGACCGAGTTGCTCGACGCATGGAGTGAGCACGCTGCCGCGCGCACCGGATCACAGCTCGAACAGGCGATCGAGCGGTCTTGGAAACTGCTCAAGCCGTGGGAGCGTCGGGCGGTGGCCCAGTGTGCGAGCTTCGAGGGCGGCTTCACCGTCGAGGCTGCCGAGCAGGTTCTCGAGCTCGACGCTCCCGAGGCGCCACCGATCATCGAGGTGCTCGAGGCGCTCCACAGCCACTCCCTTTTGCGCTCGCCGCCCGGCAGCGAGTCGGCCACGCGTGCACGGCTGTCGCTGTACGAGCCGGTGCGCGAGTTTGTGCGTGCCCGCCAGAGCGGTGAGGCGTTGGACGCGGCTGCTCGTCGGCACGCGAGCTATTTCTGCGAGTGGGGTCAAAACCAGATGGCGCTGCTCGACACCGAAGGCGAACTCGAGGCGGTACGCCGCATGACCGAGGAGCTGGCGAACCTGCAACAGGCGCTGCGTCAGTGCGTGGCCGATGAGCCTGCGCGCGCAGTGCGTCTGGTCGTGGCGCTGAGCGAGCTCGACCGGCGTATCGGTCCCCTCCCCGGACAGCTCGAGCGCGTCGAACAAGCTGTGGCGCTGGCCGAGGCGCTCTCGGACCCGCAGCTCGAGATTTTGGCATTCGAAGCGCGCGCGCGGGCGCGGCAGTGGCTGCACCAGCACGACCAGGCCCGGGACGACTATGCAGCGGCGCTTTCTTTGGCTGAAGATGCAGTCGAAGAGGAGGGCGATCCGACGTTCCAAATCGCGCCGCTGATCGGACTCGCCTCCGTGACCCACCGGCTGGGCCAGCACTCTACCACCGAAGAGTACGTGCATCGCGCGCTCGAACTCGTCGAAGGGTCGACGACTCCCGAGGAGGTGACCGTCCTGCAGCAACTGGGCGTGCTGCACAGTTGGCGAGGCGAGCGTGACGAGGCGGCGCGCTACCTGCACGAGGCTCAGATCTGTGCGCGGCGTATCGGCAACCCCAGCGCGCTGGCCGAGGTCCTGGCGCTGTACGGGCCGGCGATCACCGCCCACTTCAGATACGACGAGGCCGAGCGTTATATGGAGGAGGCGCTCGAGATCTTCACCGCGCTGGGCAACCGTCGAAAGATGGTGGTGATCACCTTCCAACTGGCGTTTGTCTACATCAAGACCGGCCGTCCCGAGCAAGCGGAGCGCGCTTACGGGCGCGCGCTCGAGATCATCGACTCGGCTGGCTTGACGAAGGCCGATCGCGGCGCGGTGCTTCGCGGCCGCGGCGAGGCGAGGTTTTGGCGCGGGCACTACGCGCAGGCGGAAGCCGATTTGACCGAGGCACTCAGCCTCATCGACGCCGGAGCAGTGGTGCGCGCGCTGTATGCGCGGCTCTACCTGGCCGCTAGCCTCGCGATGCTCGACCGGCACGCCGAATCGCGCGAGCATTTCGAGCGCGCAGCCGAGCAACTCGACGAGACCGAGCTACCCACCGAGCGCGCCTTGGCGCGAACCCTCGAAGGTTATTTGATGGCTGCCCTGGCCAGGATGGCCCACGCCGAGGAAGACGTCACCGCGGCAGTGACCGCGCTGCAGAAGGCCTACGCAGGTGTGGAGGCCGGCGAGAATAGTTCGCATACGGCCGTTCAAGACGAGGCCGAGCGTCTGCGAGCTTACCTCGACGAGCTCGTGGCGACCGGGGCTGTCCCAGCGCTCGACGCCGACGGTGAGCCCGACCTGGAGGTCGCCGCCGACGCACGCTGGCTGGAGGTCAAAGGCGAGGAGAGGGTCGACATCAGCCGACGTGGTGCGCTGAAGCGCATTTTGCACGCCCTCGTCGAGCGACGGCTCACTGCACCGGGCGAGCCGCTCAGCCTCGACGAAACCCTCGAGGCAGGTTGGCCCGGTGAGGTGATCATGCCCGAGGCGGGCGCGCGTCGGGTCTATACGACGATCAACCGCATGCGCGACCTCGGACTACAAGACATCCTCGTGACCACCGACGACGGCTATATGCTCGAGCCGACCAAGCTCGTGCGGCGCGACTCGCAGTGA
- a CDS encoding two-component system sensor histidine kinase NtrB: MADERPRLDEIVSSFREFFEAAPIGMKVLNANNELLYTNTTFQQMVGYSEDELRQMTQAEMVHSADLYRFHSRFDKLVAGELKYNETEIRHRHKEGFWVWTSIADVPLATDSLGETLVLEQVVDISRRQEIERMLVRADTDATLGKMVRGIAHDLNNLVQALELNLDVIGETAQDEATSKHLHKAHMLLDRGSQFAQSLMEFGRSGEEEAEEVDVNEQLCHMQDFIDYILPPDIEVNYELDEDVPVIRAVPIQFDQIIMNLLVNARDAIQKQQASGTITIMTSRQSVGPEEIEDLEADEYAYIEVRDTGAGIDPETREQLFEPFFSTKQQKGHGLGLSTVYGIVSNGRGYVSVESTPGKGATFGVYLPRAK; this comes from the coding sequence ATGGCCGACGAACGCCCCAGACTCGATGAAATCGTCAGCAGCTTTCGGGAGTTTTTCGAGGCCGCACCAATCGGCATGAAAGTTCTCAACGCGAACAACGAGCTACTGTACACAAACACGACGTTCCAGCAGATGGTTGGCTACTCGGAAGATGAACTACGCCAAATGACTCAGGCCGAGATGGTCCACAGCGCCGATCTGTATCGGTTCCACTCGCGTTTTGACAAGCTGGTCGCCGGGGAGTTGAAGTACAACGAGACCGAAATCCGCCACCGGCACAAAGAGGGCTTCTGGGTCTGGACCTCCATCGCCGATGTGCCGCTGGCGACTGACTCGCTCGGCGAGACGCTGGTACTCGAGCAAGTGGTCGATATCTCTCGGCGCCAAGAGATCGAGCGCATGCTCGTTCGAGCGGATACGGATGCCACGTTGGGCAAGATGGTGCGCGGCATCGCACACGACCTCAATAATCTGGTTCAGGCGCTCGAGTTGAACCTCGACGTGATCGGCGAGACTGCACAGGACGAGGCCACATCGAAGCATCTTCACAAAGCACATATGCTTCTCGATCGGGGCTCTCAGTTCGCCCAAAGTCTCATGGAGTTCGGCAGGAGTGGTGAAGAGGAGGCCGAGGAAGTCGACGTCAATGAACAGCTCTGCCACATGCAAGACTTCATCGACTACATCCTCCCACCGGACATCGAGGTCAACTACGAACTCGACGAAGACGTACCGGTCATTCGAGCGGTTCCGATCCAATTCGACCAGATCATAATGAACCTTCTGGTCAACGCTCGCGACGCCATTCAGAAGCAGCAAGCGTCGGGAACGATCACCATCATGACGAGCCGCCAGAGCGTTGGTCCTGAGGAAATCGAGGATTTAGAAGCCGACGAATATGCCTATATCGAGGTCCGCGACACCGGAGCTGGCATCGATCCAGAAACCCGCGAGCAACTCTTCGAGCCATTCTTCTCGACGAAGCAACAAAAAGGACACGGACTCGGTCTATCGACTGTCTATGGGATCGTCAGCAACGGACGCGGATATGTCAGCGTGGAGTCGACGCCTGGTAAAGGGGCGACTTTCGGGGTCTATCTTCCTCGCGCGAAGTGA
- a CDS encoding PA2169 family four-helix-bundle protein, with amino-acid sequence MSATNEEMARQLKRLARYNKDAAGSFDTAAQKVDKTEYSTLFRKYEREHSQFANDLETQANTLAGRVEEAEETSLGKIYQGWMKLKSALSEDDLESMLEETQRMEGALIDQYEDAMQTDWTPEIQQKIADQFATLKQARTDLQKRH; translated from the coding sequence ATGTCTGCAACCAACGAAGAGATGGCACGCCAACTCAAGCGCCTGGCCCGCTACAACAAAGACGCGGCCGGCAGCTTCGACACCGCCGCACAGAAAGTCGACAAGACCGAGTACAGCACGCTCTTTCGCAAGTACGAGCGCGAGCACTCCCAATTTGCCAATGATCTCGAGACCCAGGCGAACACGCTCGCCGGACGAGTCGAGGAGGCCGAGGAGACCTCGCTGGGTAAGATCTACCAGGGTTGGATGAAGCTCAAGTCGGCGCTCAGTGAAGACGACCTCGAGAGCATGCTCGAGGAGACCCAGCGCATGGAAGGCGCGCTCATCGACCAGTATGAGGACGCGATGCAGACCGACTGGACGCCCGAGATCCAGCAGAAGATCGCCGACCAGTTTGCCACGTTGAAGCAGGCGCGCACGGATCTGCAGAAGCGTCACTGA
- a CDS encoding GIY-YIG nuclease family protein: protein MSSEWYLYVLECVDETLYTGITTDLERRLHEHNHTAKGAKYTRCRRPVELVASWTYESRSDAASAEWHFKQLTRRQKLRRVEERAAAE, encoded by the coding sequence GTGTCTTCGGAATGGTATCTGTACGTCCTCGAGTGCGTCGACGAAACGCTCTACACCGGCATCACCACGGATCTCGAGCGGCGCCTTCACGAGCACAATCATACGGCCAAGGGGGCCAAATACACGCGCTGCCGGCGTCCGGTCGAGTTGGTCGCCTCGTGGACCTACGAGTCGCGCTCGGACGCGGCGAGCGCCGAGTGGCACTTCAAACAGTTGACCCGCCGGCAGAAGCTGCGGCGGGTCGAAGAGCGTGCGGCGGCCGAGTAG
- a CDS encoding AMP-dependent synthetase/ligase, translating to MARDSIVDRFLDNSEKHAGKPAAWANLDGKWKYINWANYAKKCRLFAGGLVARGIEPHQHITIIGNNCPEWVMADMGAMMARCVPVGIYQTNSPSEVAYIADHCESKVMVLEDKEQWEKVDKARDEMPNLEHLVMIRDADQVDDEMVVSFDDFLESGREHLDDVDERISGIEMDEVATMIYTSGTTSKPKGVMLTHDNLAFTAGSAQKMIGGMEPDDCLVSYLPLSHIAEQMFTIHLAATFGYPIWFCDDIAKVKETIEVARPTVFFGVPRVWEKFKSALENKLAEATGAKAKLVDWARGVGVKAAYQQIEHGDVRGALKIQYALANKLVFSKLKGKLGFDRLRMAVSAAAPIGLDVLEFFASFDIIIREIYGQSEDTGPTTANRPMPGQTKLGTVGLPIPDVDVKIAEDGEILVKGRNVFKGYYKNEDATNETLTDGWLHSGDIGQFDKDGFLRITGRKKEIIITAGGKNIAPAKIESLLKKIDGIGQAVVIGDRRKFLSALLTIDAERGPAMAEEKGWPTDPDELVDHPEFREYIDREVEAANNELARVSTVKKWVVLPQDFSQETDELTPTQKIKRRVVESKYADEIEGMYSGGKAAE from the coding sequence GATTGTCGACCGCTTTCTCGACAACAGCGAGAAGCATGCCGGAAAGCCCGCCGCCTGGGCGAATCTTGACGGAAAGTGGAAGTACATCAACTGGGCGAACTACGCCAAGAAGTGCCGTTTGTTCGCTGGCGGGCTCGTCGCCCGGGGCATCGAGCCCCACCAACACATCACCATCATCGGCAACAACTGCCCCGAGTGGGTCATGGCCGACATGGGCGCGATGATGGCTCGCTGCGTGCCGGTGGGCATCTACCAGACCAACTCGCCGTCGGAGGTCGCCTATATCGCCGACCACTGCGAGTCGAAGGTGATGGTGCTCGAGGACAAAGAGCAGTGGGAAAAAGTCGACAAGGCGCGCGACGAGATGCCCAACTTGGAGCATCTGGTGATGATCCGCGACGCCGACCAGGTCGACGACGAGATGGTCGTCTCCTTCGACGACTTCTTGGAGAGCGGCCGCGAACACCTCGACGACGTCGACGAGCGCATCTCGGGCATCGAGATGGATGAAGTCGCCACCATGATCTACACCAGCGGTACCACCTCCAAGCCCAAAGGGGTGATGCTCACCCACGACAACCTGGCGTTCACCGCCGGCTCCGCCCAGAAGATGATCGGCGGCATGGAGCCCGACGACTGCCTGGTAAGTTATCTGCCGCTGTCGCATATCGCCGAGCAGATGTTCACCATCCACCTGGCGGCGACGTTTGGCTACCCGATTTGGTTCTGCGACGACATCGCCAAGGTCAAAGAGACCATCGAGGTCGCCCGCCCCACCGTATTCTTCGGGGTGCCCCGGGTGTGGGAAAAGTTCAAATCGGCGCTCGAAAACAAGCTCGCCGAGGCCACGGGCGCCAAGGCCAAGCTGGTCGACTGGGCGCGCGGCGTGGGCGTCAAAGCAGCCTACCAGCAGATCGAGCATGGCGACGTGCGAGGCGCGCTCAAGATCCAGTACGCGCTGGCCAACAAGCTGGTGTTCAGCAAGCTCAAGGGCAAGCTCGGCTTCGACCGGCTGCGCATGGCGGTGAGCGCGGCGGCGCCCATCGGCCTCGACGTGCTCGAGTTCTTCGCCAGCTTCGACATCATCATCCGCGAGATCTACGGCCAATCCGAGGATACCGGCCCGACCACCGCCAACCGGCCAATGCCCGGCCAGACCAAGCTCGGCACCGTCGGCCTGCCCATCCCCGACGTCGACGTCAAGATCGCCGAGGACGGCGAGATCTTGGTCAAGGGCCGCAACGTCTTCAAGGGCTACTACAAGAACGAAGACGCCACCAACGAGACGCTGACCGACGGCTGGCTGCACTCGGGCGACATCGGCCAGTTCGACAAGGACGGCTTCCTTCGCATCACCGGGCGCAAAAAGGAGATCATCATCACCGCCGGCGGCAAGAATATCGCCCCGGCCAAGATCGAGAGCCTCCTCAAAAAGATCGACGGCATCGGCCAGGCGGTCGTCATCGGCGACCGGCGCAAGTTCCTGTCGGCGCTGCTGACCATCGACGCCGAACGCGGCCCGGCCATGGCCGAGGAGAAGGGCTGGCCGACCGATCCGGACGAGCTGGTCGACCACCCCGAGTTCCGCGAGTACATCGACCGCGAGGTCGAGGCGGCCAACAACGAATTGGCCCGCGTCTCCACCGTCAAAAAGTGGGTCGTGCTGCCCCAGGACTTCTCTCAGGAGACCGACGAGCTCACGCCCACTCAAAAGATCAAGCGACGCGTCGTCGAGTCGAAGTATGCGGACGAGATCGAGGGGATGTATAGCGGAGGGAAGGCTGCGGAGTAG